The segment AACGAATCGGCGGACTGAAGTCCGCACTACGAACGAACGAATCGGCGGACTGAAGTCCGCACTACGAACGAACGAATCGGCGGACTGAAGCCCGCACTACGAACCGTTTTAGTTATCGTAATCCATCGGAGCTGATATCAAGCATTGATTTGTATGTTTGTTGAAAATGTTTCAATCTCCGTATCGGTGCCGCCTCTGTACTTAAATTTGGAAAAATAGAAGTTACTAGGTGAAATTGCCGATAAAAGATAGCGATTTAGCTTAAGGTACCAAGCCAAATTGGGGTTGACATCATATTTTATGTTCAGTATTATAAAAATTAAACTCTATAATACAACACGGTTCACTGAAGACGGCTCCGGGGTAAAACACTATGAAAAATAGATCCTGCGATTGCTTCGTTCCTCTCTTCAGACAATATTAAGTGAACCCTATTGCCCTATAATATCGTTTCTGCCGAGATTAGAATCATTATTTTGCCAGCGCCGCGCGATCGCCCTCGTTGCATCCTATCGTTTCCGTCGGCATTTAAAAAAATCAACTTACCTCAGCTATCAGGATGATTTCAATGAATACCTTGACACTTCCGGGCTATCAAATCAGCACTTCCATCTCCGAGGGCTTCAATACCAGCGTTTACCGGGGAATTAGACAGTCAGACGAACAACCAGTCATCATCAAAATCCTTAAGGCAGAATTTCCCACCCTCGAACAAATTACGCGATTAAGAAACGAATATAAAATTACTCAGCATTTACACGTAGAAAGCATCGTCAAATCATACAGTCTCGAAACCTATCAAAACCGTCTCGCCCTAATTCTAGAAGACTTTGGCGGCAACTCCGTCAGCCAAATGATCTCAAAAAAACTTGACTTAACAGCATTTCTCAACATTGGCATTCAACTAGCATCAGCCATCAACTCGCTTCATCAAAAGGGCATCATTCACAAAGACATCAAACCCTCCAACATAATCGTTAACCTGGCAACAGGAACCGTCAAACTCACCGACTTCAGCATCGCTTCCCGACTGAGCAAAGAAACCCCGCAAATTAACAGCGCTAACTTAGTTGAAGGCACAGTCGCCTATATGTCTCCCGAACAAACTGGGAGAATGAATCGTACCTTAGATTATCGCAGCGATTTTTATTCCCTCGGTGTCACATTTTACGAAATGCTGACAGGCGAATTGCCATTTATCAGTAACGATATTTTGGAACTCGTGCATTGTCACATTGCCAGACATCCCGCACCGCCTTGTGAATGCAGAAGAAATCAAGAAAATAGTGATAAAATTCCGCAAGTTGTTGCTGATATTGTGATGAAGCTGTTAGCAAAAAATGCCGAAGATCGGTATCAAACTGCGGATGGAATTAAAGCAGATTTAGAAAAATGTTTTAATTCTTGGCAGACAACTGGAGAAATTGCTGATTTTTTACCGGGAGAGTTCGATCGATCGCCACAACTGTCAATTCCTCAAAAACTTTACGGGCGAGAAGCTGAAGTCGATCGCCTCCTGGCTGCTTTTGAACGAGTTAGCGGAATTGATCACGCGCAACAGTCAGAAAATGCAGAAAATCTCGTACCTACTCCCCAAAGCGAAATAGTCTTAGTTTCAGGTTATTCTGGCATTGGGAAAACCGCGATTATCAATGAAGTTCACAAGCCGATTGTCAGACAGCGTGGCTATTTTATTAGCGGCAAATTTGACCAATTCAAGCGCAACATTCCCTATGCAGCTTTGATTCAAGCTTTCCAGTCATTAATCGGGCAGTTGCTGACTGAAAGTGCGGAAAATTTGCAAGCTTGGCGCGAAAAGTTAGCGGCGGCTTTGGGTGCAAATGGTGCAGTGATTGTTGATGTGATTCCTGAAATTGAGCTGATTATTGGCAAACAGCCGGAAGTGCCACAATTGGGGGCTGCTGAATCTCAAAATCGGTTTAATCGAGTCTTCCAAGAGTTTATCAGCGTTTTTACTTGTGTAGAACATCCGCTGGTACTATTTTTAGACGATTTGCAGTGGGCTGATTCGGCATCCCTGAATTTAATGCAGTTGTTGGTTGGCAACTCGGAAAGTCAATATCTGCTTTTGATTGGTGCTTATCGGGATAATGAAGTTAATGCGATTCATCCGCTCGTGCAGGCGATCGACCAAATCGAAAAAACTGGCACTCCTGTACATCATATCGTCTTGCAACCGCTGGATTTCGCGAATGTATACGAATTAATCGCCGACACCCTCACAGCTAACGACAAGCTGAGATTGCTGGCTGAGTTGATTTTCAACAAAACGGGCGGCAATCCTTTCTTCATCACGCAGCTTTTGCAAGCGCTGTATCAAGACAATCTGTTACACTTTGAATTTAGCAGCGGTAGTTGGCAGTGGGATTTAGCAGAGATTCAGGCGATCGGCATTACGGACAAAAGTGTCGTCGAATTGGTAGCCAGCCGCATCGAAAAACTGCCAGAAACCACGCAAAAAATGTTACAATTGGCGGCTTGTATTGGCGACAAATTTACCCTCGATGTGTTATCAATTGTCAGCGAACAATCTCAGGCGCAAGCAGCTAGCGAACTCTGGGCGGGGCTACAAACCGGATTGGTTCTCCCGTTGAGTAATGCTTACAAGATTCCGCTGCTTGGAGGCTGGGGATTAGAGAATTTGCGATCGATTCTTCCCGCTTCCCAATCCAAGATTGCATACAAATTCCTGCACGACAGAGTACAACAAGCAGCATATTCTCTGATTCCTGACGAAGAAAAGCAAGCAACGCACCTCAAAATCGGTCAACTACTACTCGAAAATACTCCGGCTTCCGACATTGAAGAAAATGTCTTTGATATTGTCAATCAATTAAATATCGGTGTTGAATTCCTTGCAGGAAAAGCCGAAAGATATCAACTGGCACAACTGAATCTGATCGCAGGGAAAAAAGCTAAAGTATCGAATGCTTACGAAGCTGCTGTCAGGTATTTGAATGTCGGTTTGGAACTCATTACCTCCCCTCAATCTCCCGTTAGTGTACAGTCAAGTTGGCAGACAGATTATGACTTGACGCTGAGCCTGCACGTAGAAGCAGCCGAAGCCGAGTATCTGAATACTAACTTTGGGCGATCGCAAGAATTAGCTGATATCGTGTTACAACAAGCGACAAATCTGCTGGATAAAGTTAAAGGTTACGAACTGCAAATCCAGTCTTATATTTTTCAAAAGCAGCTTCTACAAGCCATAGATACTGGTTTACAGACTTTGGAAATATTGGGATTTTCTCTCTCAAAACTCCCGCGAGAGGGTTTGGCTGCAATTAAGTTACCTCAGCTTGAGGAACTAGAAAATGTTCCGGTAATGACTGATAGCTATGAGTTAGCCACAATGCGGATACTCTCGGCTGTTGTTTCTCCTGTTTTTATGTCAAAACCAGAACTATTGCCGCAGATTATCTTCACAATGGTTGATTTTTCGATTAAACGGGGTAATTCAGCACTTGGGGCGATCGCCTACAGTTGGTATGGTTTGCTGCTGATTGGGATCTTAGGAAATATAGACGCTGGATATCATTCTGGACAACTAGGTTTGAAGTTATTAGAGCAATTTAATGCTAAAGAACTGAAATGTAAAGTTTATGTTATCTTTAATAGCTTTGTCCGCCACTGGAAAGAACACGCTCGGGAGAAAATTTCACCCTTGATCGAGAGCGTTCAAAGCGGTCTAGAAACCGGAGATTTAGAATATGCCAGTTATGCTACTGTCTGCATTTGTTTTGACCCTTTCTTGATGGGAGAAAAGCTAGAAAATCTCGAACAAAAACAAGTGCAATACTTCACTTTAGGACAAAAATTAAAACAAGAATCTGCGATAGTGATCCTGGCTATATGTGGGCAAATCTTTTTAAATTTGCGAGGTATTTGCGCCAACAAGTATCAATTGATTGGTGAGAAATTTAATGAAGAAGAAGCGTTTTTTACTCTGCAACAAACCAACAGTAAAATGCAAATTTTTTATCTCTATTTTGCAAAACTACTGCTTAATTTTTTATTCAAAAGACCAGAACAAGCAGTTATTGAAGCATCTTTAGCCGCAGAATACGCCTCAGCAGCCATTGGCTTCATGATGATTGGTACGCACAATTTTTACTATTCCCTATCACTCCTCGCTGCATATCGAACTGCTGACACTACAGAACAACAAAAATACTTGCTGCAAGTAGCAGCAAATCAGGAAAGAATGCAGCATTGGGCGCATCACGCCCCCATGAATTATCAGCACAAGTACGACTTAGTAGAAGCAGAAAAAGCGCGGGTTTTAGGTAAAGTTTGGGAAGCAGCAGATTATTATGACAAGGCGATTCAAGGAGCCAAAGAGCAGGGATACATCCAAGAAGCAGCACTCGCTAACGAACTTGCAGCCGAGTTTTATTTGGGTTGTAACAAAGACAAAATTGCTCAAGTCTATCTCACAGAAGCCTACTACGGTTACATCCACTGGGGAGCCATAGCCAAAGTCAAAGATTTAGAAACCAGATATCCCCAATTAGTCTCCCAAACTCTCAACCGAGAAACTAAAAGCCGCGATTTAACTGTCACCACCACGACAACAACCACCAGCAGCGATTTTAGTAAAACCTTAGATATTGGCACATTCATTAAAGCATCTCAAGCTATTACCAGCGAAATTGTTCTAGATAAATTGCTCGCTCGTTTAATTAAAATTTTGTTGGAAAATGCGGCCGCTCAAAAAGCAGTGCTGATGCTCTACAAAGATGGCAATCTTTTGATCCAAGCAGCTTGCTCTGCTGATGACAATGAAGCCGTCGTCTTGCAATCCCTGCCCGTTGAAATTAGTTCGGATTTGCCTGTATCGATTGTGAACTATGTTGCCAGAACTAAAAAAGACTTGGTTTTAAACAGTGCAGCCTCAGACGGCTTGTTTACCGCAGATCCTTATATTGTCAGCAATCAGCCTAAGTCAATTATTTGCAATCCGGTTATTTATCAGGGTAAACTCACAGGCGTTATATACCTGGAAAATAACTTAGCAGCAGGTGCATTTTCTCCCGAAAGATTGCAAGTTTTAAAAGTGCTGACTTCTCAAGTCGCCATCGCCCTGGAAAATGCTAAACTATACGCACAAGCCCAAGAAAAGTCACAGCAGCTAGAACAATCTTTGCACAAGTTGCAGCAAACCCAAGCTCAACTTGTGCAAACGGAAAAAATCTCAAGTTTGGGGCAGTTGGTAGCAGGAGTTGCTCACGAAGTCAATAATCCCGTTGGCTTTATTTCTGGGAATCTCCACTACGCTAATGATTATGTACGAGACTTGATTTGTATGGTGAATCTTTACCAGCAGCACTATCCGAATCCGGTGCCGGCAATTGTGGAAGCAGCAGAAGATATTGAACTCGATTATCTGATGGAAGATTTGCCGAAAATGCTGGGTTCTATGCAGCTAGGAACCGATCGCATTCGTGATATCATGCAATCGTTACGGAACTTCTCGCGCGTTGACGGCAATGATAAAAAACTCGCCGACATTCATGCAGGGATAGAGAGCACGTTGATGATTTTGCAGCACCGCTTGAAGGCTAACGCGGAACGTCCCGCAATTCAATTGATTAAAGAATACGGCGATTTGCCTGCGGTTGAGTGTTTCAGCGGACAACTCAATCAGGTGTTTATGAATTTGATCGGAAATGCGATCGATGCTTTGGATGAGTCGAATCGCGATTCCCTACGGGATAGCTGCGCCGCGCGTACTTACGCTGAAATTGAACAGCATCCGAATGTTATCACAGTTTGCACCGAAGTCAAGGAAGATGTGAAGGAAGAAGGAAGAAGGAAGAAGGAAGAAGGAAGAGGGAAGAGGGAAGAAAGTTCGGTAGCGGATGTAACGGATGTTAGAGGTGATAAGATTGAGAGTTTTGTGGTGATTCGGATTAAGGATAATGGGGCTGGGATGGCTGAAGCTACTCGGTGTAAATTGTTTGATCCGTTTTTTACTACTAAGCCGGAGGGGAAAGGGACGGGTTTGGGATTGTCGATTAGCTATCAAATTGTAGTCGAAAACCACGGTGGTGCGATCGAGTGTATTTCGGAACCGGGAAAAGGTGCGGAATTTGTGATACAAATTCCGTTGAGTTAGAGAAGAATACCGGGTTTTGTAGAGTCCGCACCTTAACGATTATGTCATTGCGAGCGTCTTCGCGAAGCAATCTCTCTTACCCTGCGATTGCTTCGTTCCTCGCAATGACAATAATTACAGATAATCCGCACCTTAACGATTATGTCATTGCGAGCGTCTTCGCGAAGCAATCTCTCTTACCCTGCGATTGCTTCGTTCCTCGCAATGACAATAATTACAGATAATCCGCACCTTAACGATTATGTCATTGCGAGCGTCTTCGCGAAGCAATCTCTCTTACCCTGCGATTGCTTCGTTCCTCGCAATGACAATAATTACAGATAATCCGCACCTTAACGATTATGTCATTGCGAGCGTCTTCGCGAAGCAATCTCTCTTACCCTGCGATTGCTTCGTTCCTCGCAATGACAATAATTACAGATAATCCGCACCTTAACGATTATGTCATTGCGAGCGTCTTCGCGAAGCAATCTCTCTTACCCTGCGATTGCTTCGTTCCTCGCAATGACATAATTACAGATAATCCGCACCTTAACGATTATGTCATTGCGAGCGTCTTCGCGAAGCAATCTCTCTTACCCTGCGATTGCTTCGTTCCTTGCAAAGACATCAATATCCTATTTAAAATCCAAAACAGGGAAAGGTTTCGCCGCTTCTATCTGCGCCGCTAACGCAATTAAAGTAGCTTCCGCCGCCGGCCGCCCGATAATTTGAATTCCCACCGGCAAACCGTTATCATCTAAGATGGCTGGAAGTGCGATCGCAGGTAAACCACTAGCATTAAACGGCGGACAAGGAGCAACCCAATTAATAATCCGCTGCAAAGTTTCCTCACAACTCAAATCTGCCCACTCACCAATCCCAATTGGCGAGTGCATATAAGTTGGCAAAACTAACACATCAAAATTTTCAAAGAATCCCACAATCCGCCGTGAAATCACCTGCATTTGATTCACCGCCCGCAAATATTCCCCAGCGGAAACAGTCTTTTCCAACAACCAGCGATTCATTGGTTCCAAAACTTTGCCTGGAATACCGCTTGCTGCCGCCCCAGACTGCCAAATTACTGTAAACGGTTCGATTAAACCGGTACAATCCGGGCATCCCGGTTCGACATCGTGACCTAAATCTGTCAGTAATTTTACGGTTTCGAGTACGGCTTGCTGACACACGGGCGCAGCCTCACCTACGGGGGCAATACTGGTAGAAAAAGCTATTCGCAGTTTGCCCAACTTTTGACCGGCAGCCTCTAAAAACGTGGGATTTGGGTCTGGTAGCCAGTACGGATCGCCCGTTGTGTAGCCTGACATCACATCCAATAGTGCCGCCGCATCAGCTACGGTACGGGCGAGAGGGCCGTTGGTAGAAATTCCGCTCAGGTAATCTCCGACTGGTGCCCAGGAAACTCGCCCACGTGAGGGTTTAATGCCTACTAAACCGCAGGCGGAAGCTGGGCCTCGGATCGAACCGCCGCCGTCTGAACCTTGGGCGATCGCGCATAAACCCGCCGCTACGGCCGCCGCTGAGCCGCCGCTGGAGCCTCCGGGCGTGTAGTCTAAATTCCAGGGATTGCGCGCGGGCCGGAAACCTGGGGGCTCGGTGTAAGGCAATGAGCCAATTTGAGAGGTTGCTGTTTTGCCCAGAATGTTAAATCCGGCTGCTTCGATCCGCCAGACTACTGACTCGTTGTAGGGAGAGATGTTACTGTGCAGTGCCTGAGTTCCGTAGGTACACGGAACGCCCGCAACTGGTGTGAGGTCTTTAATCGCGATCGGCACTCCGAAAAAAGGCGGCAATTCCTCTGACTTGTTTAAGCCTGCTAGGTGCTCGGTTTGCGCTGTCGCCAGTTCGATCGCCCGATCGGCCGTTACTGTAAAATAACTACCAAGCTGATGGTTTAATCGATCGATCCGTTCCAAGTACACATTGACAATTTCTAGGGGCGACACTTCTCGATCGCGGATCGACTTGGCCAAATCCAAAGCAGAAGTAAAAGCCCGATCGACAGAATTCATCTGTTTTCGTCCTCTATCCTAGTAGTGTAAAGTAGCAATTTATACTTTTTGCTTGCGGAAAACTCTTTGCCGTCAAAAAACGATCCAAACAAGTCGAAAATTCATATTCGATCGTAGATCCATTTGGCTCGAACCTTGCAACCGACAGAATATTTGCTTGCTAGTGCAGAAGTGTGACCCCCTATTGAGATAAACTGATCACAACAGTTAAGCTTTTGTGCAAGCAACGCACAAGGGCGATCGGCATTACCTAACTTGCACAAATCATCTGTTAAAGTCAGCCTTCTCACCAACTTAAGGTAGCGCATATGACACAACAGCATCCGCCAGCCCCTCGCCCCCCGGTACCCGGAGCACCGCCACCTCCAGGGCTGCCCCGCCCTCCAGCTCCAGGCATTCCCAGAGCAGCAGGATTGCCGCCAGCACCGCCGCCCGCACGACCGCCCGCAGCAGCAGCACCCCAATCCTTCGCCACACCTAAAAACCCCAGCTCCAGCAGCAGCGGAAATCCGACTCTGAAAGAGCTAGTCATCCGAGCCAAAGAAGAAGGAGTATCCGACCTTCACCTCGGAGTAAACGAATTCCCCCGCTTCCGCACCCGGGGCGAGATTGCCGACATCGGCTATCCACCGACGGATTTAGATACGTTTTTTGGCTGGCTGCGCGAGTGCATGAGCGATGAAGAAATAGAAATTTTCCAAAAAACCCTAGACTTTGACGGCGCTTTCGACTTCGGCTTCGTCCGCATTCGGATCAGTTGCATGGACTCCTTGGCCGGCCCGGCGATGGTGCTGCGGCTAATTCCTGCCAAAATATTGACAATGGAGGAATTGAAGCTGCCCGAAGTCTTTAAGAAAATATGCGGCTACCACAAAGGGCTGATTTTGGTGACGGGCCCGACAGGTTCGGGCAAATCTACCACCTTGGCCGCGATGATCGACTACATCAACAAGAATAAAGCCTACAACATCATCACGATCGAAGACCCGGTAGAATTCGTACACGAAAGCAAAAAATCCTTGATCAAGCACCGGGAAGTCGGCAGGCACACCCTCAAGTTTATGAGCGCTCTCAAAGGCGCTCTGCGACAAGACCCGGATATGCTGCTAGTAGGAGAAATTCGGGACAGAGAGACGGTGGAAATCGCCCTCAAAGCCTCTCAGACAGGTCACTTAGTTGCAGGAACCCTGCACACCAACAGTGCGGTTAAAACCCTGAACCGGATTCTGGATATGTTCGGGGCGGAAGAACAGGATGCCATACGGGTTTCAATTTCCGAATCCCTAGTGGCGATTATTGCTCAACTGCTGTGCAAAACCACAGACGGTAAGCGGGCTGCTTTCCACGACGTTATGATCAATACTGACGTGGTTAAGGAATACATTCTCAAGGGGCAGAATGAGGAAATAAATCAAATCATGATCAAAGATACTTATGAAGGCATGACGACGATGAATAAGTCGCTCTACGGCCTTTATCAAGAAGGTCGGATTACTGAAGAACTTTGTGTAGAGAACTCGCCGTTCCCGAACGAAATGGCTCAGATGCTCCGAGGTCGAGTCTAAAAATCCAGTGTTAACTGTTAACAGTTAACTGTTAACAGTTATTGGTGTACTTCAATGAAAGTCGATCGCCCGATTTGGCCAGAAATTTTCAAAGGCATTGCACTGTTTACACCCGGGGGAGACTTAATCTATTGCATAGACTCCCACAAGCGAACTCAGTGGCACTTGCAGTTGTGTGTAAGCCTTCAGGAAATACTCGGTTTGTCGGAACCGCCACATTTTCTGATACCTTGCTATACGGCAACAATTGACTGCTGGCGAGATCGCAGCGATCGACAGTTGCGGGTTGCTGCCGAGGCATACCCGCCCGTGCTACGATATCAAACGCTGCTAAATGCCATTTTTGGCACTGGTGACTTGGTGTGGGAGGCCCGCAGCGACGAAATTTGCGAGCCCATGGCGATCGCCACTTATCGCGAACAATTCCCCGAACTCTGGGAAAATCACGACTTAGTTGTACAGTATCCGATCGCCCAACCTCGATCGGACTCGCTTAATTCGGCGATCGTACATCCCTCGCGCTTCGGGCCATCCCATCAGATGCCGCCCACCCAACTAACACCACTCCCCCCGCCGCCACCAACTCAAGGCTACGTTTTACGGCTATTTGTTTCCGGGAACAACCCCAACACCGAGCGCACCCTCGAAACCTTATACCAATTGCTAGAGCAATGCCTCGATCGCCCCTACACTTTGAAAGTAATCGATGTGTTGAAACATCCCGAACAAGCAGAAGCAGATCAGATTTCAGCAACTCCCACTCTAATTAAAATCTGGCCGAAACCCGTGCGGCGAATCGTCGGCGAATTGAACGATGCTGCAAAAATAGTCAGGTTGTTGAGCAATTCGGAATTTTAGATTGGGGCGATTATTCAATACTGGCGATCGCACAATAATACTGTTGGATTGAGGTTTTTTTGTCCGCTGCGATCGCGCGCAGCGAGAAATCCGCATCTATTTTTCACATGGTTTTACTGGCTATAATGTATTAAATGAACCGTATTTAGCTAGAATGCGATTAAATAAACAATTGAATTATGTCAAATATTCACAATTTAATTAACAATAATTTCTATCATCCAAATTTCGGAAAACTACTCCATCATTGCGACATTCACAACCCCAATATCTTGCATTACTCAGTACAACTCAACGATTGGGAATCTCTAGCATGGGAACCCATGCAGAGCGATCGCCAAAAAGATACAGGAAGATTAGCAATTTGGCCTATTGATTGGCAGAGATTCCAAACTGCCAAATGGATCTCCTATTGGGAAAAACAACGCATCAACCAAGCATTGCATACTTCAGTAGCAGAATTTCACGAACGCTGGCAATATGAACTCTATCGATTCAATTGCGAACATTGGGCAAGACTTGTCACAACAGGGGATTGTTGCTGCCATCAGATTTCAGACTTTAAGAAGTTACAAAAAATTCCTGTCCTCGGTATTGTTGTTGTCGGAATTGTTGGTTTTGTGACAGGTGCTTGGGAACACAATGGATACGCACAAAAGTTGATTGTTGAAAGTGAGTAAGATGCGGAGTGAGGGAAATTATAATGATTTCTACACATAGTAAGTAGTAGATCACCTGACAATTAGTTCGTAGTGAGGACTGAAGTCCTCTAAATTTTAAGAGGACTTCAGTCCTCACTACAAACCTTTCTGCTCAATCAGGAAGACAAACATCTGGCGCGCACAAACCTTGAAAATCCAAAGTTGTGACTTCCAAAGTATCCAACTCAACTCGCCGAATCACGTGATTGTTCGTATCAGCAACAAACAAATGAGACCCGATCGCGCTCAACCCTGAAGGTTCAAAAAATCGAGCATTTAGACCTTTAGCATCAACCAAACCTGCTGTACCATCTCCAATCATCGTGCGGCAGGTACCGCCCCGGTGGTCGATCCGCTTAATTTTGTGATTGTAAGTATCAGCAACCCAAAGGTAATTTTGAGCGTATTCAACACCCAAACAGTGCTGCAACCTCACCTCTTCACCGCGACCATCTTTATCCCCAAAACCAAACAACTCGCCGCTACCGCACACAGTCCGCACCTTGGGATCTTCATCTATACCGACGGCACGGATCGAACTAATTTCGCTGTCAGCCACAAACAACTCCGATCGATCCGTAGCCAAGCCGCTGGGCTGAGAAAAAGCCGATTCTGCGAGACTTCCATCCACACAGGATTCTCGACCAATACCTGCATAAGTGGCGATCGTACCAGCATCTAACTGCATTTCCCAAATTTGGTGCGAACCAGCCATGGCGATAAAAAGTCGATCGCCAACTCGTTCTAAATCCCAAGGCGAATTCAATGGAATTTCTAAAGCCTTGCCGCTGCGGGGAGCAATTTCGTGACTTTGTTCGCCAGTACCAGCAACAGTTTCCACCCGTTGAGTCGTAAAGTCGATCGTTCTGATAGCGTGATTTTCCGTATCAGCAACATACAGAATTTGAGTTTCAGCATCAAAAGCCATACCTTGAGGGGCCAAAAACTCAGCTTCTTCAAAATTGCCATCAGTTAAACCGGGTTTCCCAGTACCAATGACGTGTAGCACCTCACCTTCGGTACTGCTGACAACAATTCGATTGTGTCCGGAATCAGCAATAAACAAGCAAGAACCGACCAAGTTTTGAATAACTGAATTAGCAGGCCCCGGCAGTACAGTTTCATCTACAGAGCCACTTTCCTCAGTCATTTCGCCCAAAAGCGCCTCATGTTGGTGAAGCTGTTTAGCCTCAGTTGCTGCGATCGCAAATGCCAGCACTTTACCAGGAAAAGCCAGCGGGGTAGATAGAGGTTTGCGCTGTTTTTCTAAACTGAAACGAAGTTCCTTAAAGTCGATCGCATTCTTATCCTTGTATTCAGAAATTAACTTACCAACTAACTGGTCAAGTGCTTCTCTATTGCCTTCGCCAGAAACAAAGCCAACGACATAACTTTCTGGATCGATCACCATTAAAGTCGGCCAAGCGCGAACAGCATAGCTTTGCCAAACTTTCATACCGCTGTCTACGATTACCGGATGTTCGATATCGTAGCGGAGGATAGCTTGGCGGATATTTTCTACATCTTTTTCGTTTTCAAACTTAGCCGAGTGAACGCCGATCACCGTCAGGGAATCTTTATATTTTTGTTCCAGGTACTTTAAGTCTGGGAGGACGTGCAAGCAGTTAATGCAGCAATACGTCCAGAAGTCGAGGATCACGACGCGCCCCTTTAAGGATTGAATCGATAAAGGTTTCTCGGTGTTCAACCAGGGGTACTTGACGGGGAATTCTGGTGCTCTGACGCGAGGCATGGGATCTCCTTGGTGGGCTCTGAATGATGTTTCACCTTCTTTAATTTAGCGGGAAGTTTCGCCGGATGGGGAAAATGGGAGGTTAATCAAACCGCAGAGGGCGCAGAAGAGGAGAAGGATGGCGATGATTTCACTGTAGCAGCGCGGGCATCCGGCGGCTACAGGGAAACCGCACCAAAAGTTTTGAGTCTCAGACGCTTGCTCAAAAAAACCCCAACAGTCAAAAATTCTGTCCCTAGGCCGTCAAATAATGCCGATCGACTGAATTGTTACCCAATGGTGTGTGCGGGACTACATTCCTTGCCCAAAAACGCCTGAGAATGACCGTCATAAAGCTTAGCTAGTAACGTTCTCAACCGAGTCAAGTTCCAAGATACAATAGGTTGACTTAATAAATAGAGGTCGGGTGCAATGCAGGAACTTAAAAATTTGCTGGAACAACAACCAACTAATATTATC is part of the Microcoleus sp. bin38.metabat.b11b12b14.051 genome and harbors:
- a CDS encoding amidase — protein: MNSVDRAFTSALDLAKSIRDREVSPLEIVNVYLERIDRLNHQLGSYFTVTADRAIELATAQTEHLAGLNKSEELPPFFGVPIAIKDLTPVAGVPCTYGTQALHSNISPYNESVVWRIEAAGFNILGKTATSQIGSLPYTEPPGFRPARNPWNLDYTPGGSSGGSAAAVAAGLCAIAQGSDGGGSIRGPASACGLVGIKPSRGRVSWAPVGDYLSGISTNGPLARTVADAAALLDVMSGYTTGDPYWLPDPNPTFLEAAGQKLGKLRIAFSTSIAPVGEAAPVCQQAVLETVKLLTDLGHDVEPGCPDCTGLIEPFTVIWQSGAAASGIPGKVLEPMNRWLLEKTVSAGEYLRAVNQMQVISRRIVGFFENFDVLVLPTYMHSPIGIGEWADLSCEETLQRIINWVAPCPPFNASGLPAIALPAILDDNGLPVGIQIIGRPAAEATLIALAAQIEAAKPFPVLDFK
- a CDS encoding ATP-binding sensor histidine kinase, with the protein product MNTLTLPGYQISTSISEGFNTSVYRGIRQSDEQPVIIKILKAEFPTLEQITRLRNEYKITQHLHVESIVKSYSLETYQNRLALILEDFGGNSVSQMISKKLDLTAFLNIGIQLASAINSLHQKGIIHKDIKPSNIIVNLATGTVKLTDFSIASRLSKETPQINSANLVEGTVAYMSPEQTGRMNRTLDYRSDFYSLGVTFYEMLTGELPFISNDILELVHCHIARHPAPPCECRRNQENSDKIPQVVADIVMKLLAKNAEDRYQTADGIKADLEKCFNSWQTTGEIADFLPGEFDRSPQLSIPQKLYGREAEVDRLLAAFERVSGIDHAQQSENAENLVPTPQSEIVLVSGYSGIGKTAIINEVHKPIVRQRGYFISGKFDQFKRNIPYAALIQAFQSLIGQLLTESAENLQAWREKLAAALGANGAVIVDVIPEIELIIGKQPEVPQLGAAESQNRFNRVFQEFISVFTCVEHPLVLFLDDLQWADSASLNLMQLLVGNSESQYLLLIGAYRDNEVNAIHPLVQAIDQIEKTGTPVHHIVLQPLDFANVYELIADTLTANDKLRLLAELIFNKTGGNPFFITQLLQALYQDNLLHFEFSSGSWQWDLAEIQAIGITDKSVVELVASRIEKLPETTQKMLQLAACIGDKFTLDVLSIVSEQSQAQAASELWAGLQTGLVLPLSNAYKIPLLGGWGLENLRSILPASQSKIAYKFLHDRVQQAAYSLIPDEEKQATHLKIGQLLLENTPASDIEENVFDIVNQLNIGVEFLAGKAERYQLAQLNLIAGKKAKVSNAYEAAVRYLNVGLELITSPQSPVSVQSSWQTDYDLTLSLHVEAAEAEYLNTNFGRSQELADIVLQQATNLLDKVKGYELQIQSYIFQKQLLQAIDTGLQTLEILGFSLSKLPREGLAAIKLPQLEELENVPVMTDSYELATMRILSAVVSPVFMSKPELLPQIIFTMVDFSIKRGNSALGAIAYSWYGLLLIGILGNIDAGYHSGQLGLKLLEQFNAKELKCKVYVIFNSFVRHWKEHAREKISPLIESVQSGLETGDLEYASYATVCICFDPFLMGEKLENLEQKQVQYFTLGQKLKQESAIVILAICGQIFLNLRGICANKYQLIGEKFNEEEAFFTLQQTNSKMQIFYLYFAKLLLNFLFKRPEQAVIEASLAAEYASAAIGFMMIGTHNFYYSLSLLAAYRTADTTEQQKYLLQVAANQERMQHWAHHAPMNYQHKYDLVEAEKARVLGKVWEAADYYDKAIQGAKEQGYIQEAALANELAAEFYLGCNKDKIAQVYLTEAYYGYIHWGAIAKVKDLETRYPQLVSQTLNRETKSRDLTVTTTTTTTSSDFSKTLDIGTFIKASQAITSEIVLDKLLARLIKILLENAAAQKAVLMLYKDGNLLIQAACSADDNEAVVLQSLPVEISSDLPVSIVNYVARTKKDLVLNSAASDGLFTADPYIVSNQPKSIICNPVIYQGKLTGVIYLENNLAAGAFSPERLQVLKVLTSQVAIALENAKLYAQAQEKSQQLEQSLHKLQQTQAQLVQTEKISSLGQLVAGVAHEVNNPVGFISGNLHYANDYVRDLICMVNLYQQHYPNPVPAIVEAAEDIELDYLMEDLPKMLGSMQLGTDRIRDIMQSLRNFSRVDGNDKKLADIHAGIESTLMILQHRLKANAERPAIQLIKEYGDLPAVECFSGQLNQVFMNLIGNAIDALDESNRDSLRDSCAARTYAEIEQHPNVITVCTEVKEDVKEEGRRKKEEGRGKREESSVADVTDVRGDKIESFVVIRIKDNGAGMAEATRCKLFDPFFTTKPEGKGTGLGLSISYQIVVENHGGAIECISEPGKGAEFVIQIPLS